A region of Nocardioides sp. JS614 DNA encodes the following proteins:
- a CDS encoding DUF6458 family protein — protein MGYGLGIFLLALGLILALAVTDSISNVDLTMVGWILAAAGALVLVLTAATLARARRSTAVTTHADGSRTVSERRDDVPPAV, from the coding sequence ATGGGATACGGACTGGGAATCTTCCTCCTGGCCCTCGGCCTGATCCTGGCCCTGGCCGTGACCGACAGCATCTCGAACGTCGACCTGACGATGGTCGGCTGGATCCTTGCCGCCGCCGGCGCCCTGGTACTCGTGCTGACCGCGGCGACGCTGGCCCGGGCGCGACGCTCGACCGCGGTGACGACCCATGCCGACGGGAGTCGGACGGTCAGTGAGCGCCGCGACGACGTACCGCCGGCCGTCTGA
- a CDS encoding HPr family phosphocarrier protein gives MLTKTVVVGSSVGLHARPAQLIAQAAEELDSEVLIGIPGGDPVDASSSLMIMTLGAGPGDQVEVSSDDQAALDTIAALVEQDLDA, from the coding sequence ATGCTCACCAAGACCGTCGTCGTCGGATCCTCCGTCGGCCTGCATGCCCGGCCCGCCCAGCTCATCGCCCAGGCCGCCGAGGAGCTCGACAGCGAGGTGCTGATCGGCATCCCCGGTGGGGATCCCGTCGACGCGAGCTCCTCGCTGATGATCATGACGCTCGGGGCCGGACCCGGTGACCAGGTCGAGGTGTCCAGCGACGACCAGGCCGCTCTCGACACGATCGCCGCCCTCGTCGAGCAGGACCTCGACGCGTAG
- the ptsP gene encoding phosphoenolpyruvate--protein phosphotransferase encodes MVTSPEARSTLRGTPVVPAVAYGPAVLVRSEVSPDAIARFDPSGLDPETALQTYESAAQSVSDGFARKAEKASGAAAEVLTASAGLARDKGLRGAVRKHLSAGDDLLAAVHAGVEQFVTVFTGMGGLMAERVTDLRDIERRIVARLVGEPEPGVVVPETPAVLLAEDLAPSDTAGLHPAVVLGLVTERGGPTSHTAIIARQLGIPCVVGVHGAMAVPAGTPLLLDGVAGTVELGPDPATAQERVAADAALRAALASWSGPGGTADGVPVKILANVADGESARAASSAPVQGVGLFRTELCFLNRQDEPSVEEQASIYGEVLGAFGNERYVVVRTLDAGSDKPVAFATHVGEENPALGVRGLRLSFDNPGLLDRQLEGIAKAAAATGTEAWVMAPMVATVAEAAEFSTKVRAHGLKAGVMIEVPSAALLAHRVLEVVDFLSIGTNDLTQYTMAADRMATDLAHLTDPWQPAVLQLIAITAEAGFHAGKPVGVCGEAAADPLLACVLVGMGVTSLSMAAAAVRPVGARLATVPMDLCEDAAEVALAATDPASARDAVRTLLLG; translated from the coding sequence ATGGTCACCAGTCCTGAGGCTCGTTCCACGCTGCGCGGCACCCCGGTCGTTCCTGCCGTTGCCTACGGGCCCGCCGTGCTCGTTCGCTCCGAGGTCTCGCCGGACGCGATCGCCCGGTTCGACCCCTCCGGCCTCGATCCCGAGACCGCCCTGCAGACCTACGAGAGCGCCGCCCAGTCGGTCTCCGACGGGTTCGCGCGCAAGGCCGAGAAGGCCTCGGGGGCGGCGGCAGAGGTGCTCACCGCGAGCGCCGGCCTGGCCCGCGACAAAGGGCTACGGGGCGCGGTGCGCAAGCACCTGTCCGCGGGGGACGACCTGCTCGCGGCGGTCCACGCCGGCGTCGAGCAGTTCGTCACCGTGTTCACCGGCATGGGCGGGCTGATGGCCGAGCGGGTCACCGACCTGCGCGACATCGAGCGCCGGATCGTGGCCCGGCTGGTGGGCGAGCCCGAGCCCGGTGTGGTCGTGCCCGAGACGCCCGCAGTGCTGCTTGCCGAGGACCTCGCGCCCTCTGATACCGCCGGTCTCCATCCGGCGGTGGTGCTCGGCCTGGTGACCGAGCGCGGTGGGCCGACCAGCCACACCGCGATCATCGCCCGCCAGCTCGGCATCCCCTGCGTCGTCGGGGTCCACGGGGCGATGGCCGTCCCGGCCGGGACCCCGCTGCTCCTCGACGGGGTCGCCGGCACCGTCGAGCTCGGTCCCGACCCCGCCACGGCGCAGGAGCGGGTCGCCGCGGACGCCGCCCTGCGCGCCGCTCTCGCCTCGTGGTCCGGGCCGGGCGGGACCGCCGACGGCGTACCGGTGAAGATCCTCGCGAACGTCGCCGACGGTGAGTCCGCCCGCGCCGCGAGCAGCGCGCCCGTGCAAGGGGTCGGGCTCTTCCGCACCGAGCTGTGCTTCCTCAACCGCCAGGACGAGCCGTCGGTCGAGGAGCAGGCGAGCATCTACGGCGAGGTGCTCGGCGCCTTCGGCAACGAGCGGTACGTCGTGGTCCGCACGCTGGACGCCGGCTCGGACAAGCCGGTCGCGTTCGCCACCCATGTCGGCGAGGAGAACCCCGCGCTGGGCGTGCGCGGGCTGCGGCTGTCCTTCGACAACCCGGGCCTGCTCGACCGCCAGCTCGAGGGCATCGCCAAGGCGGCCGCGGCCACCGGCACCGAGGCGTGGGTGATGGCGCCGATGGTGGCCACCGTCGCCGAGGCCGCGGAGTTCTCGACCAAGGTCCGCGCCCACGGGCTGAAGGCCGGCGTGATGATCGAGGTCCCGAGTGCCGCCCTGCTGGCGCACCGGGTGCTCGAGGTCGTCGACTTCCTCTCGATCGGCACCAACGACCTGACCCAGTACACGATGGCCGCCGACCGGATGGCCACCGACCTGGCGCACCTCACCGACCCCTGGCAGCCGGCCGTGCTGCAGCTGATCGCGATCACCGCCGAGGCCGGCTTCCACGCCGGCAAGCCGGTCGGCGTCTGCGGCGAGGCCGCCGCCGACCCGCTGCTGGCGTGTGTCCTGGTCGGGATGGGCGTCACCTCGCTGTCGATGGCGGCGGCCGCCGTGCGCCCCGTCGGCGCCCGCCTCGCGACGGTCCCCATGGACCTGTGCGAGGACGCCGCCGAGGTCGCCCTCGCCGCCACCGACCCGGCCTCCGCCCGCGACGCGGTGCGCACGCTGCTGCTGGGCTGA
- a CDS encoding bifunctional riboflavin kinase/FAD synthetase translates to MQIWRSLEEVPSGLGPTAVVIGNFDGVHLGHRHVVNRARETAAERSLTVVAVTFEPHPMAVLRPEHAPTTLTSLEIRAELLADAGADAVLVLPFDRGVAAWTPEEFVERVLVDALHAAVVVVGANFRFGNKAAGDVATLRQAGERHGFEAEGIALDGGPQVWSSTYVRMSLAAGDVAGAAEALGRPYAVRGVVVRGDQRGRDLGFPTANVPADELTAVPPDGVYAGRLRRLDTGETFPAAISVGTNPTFDGVRDRRVEAYVLDRTDLDLYGVEVEVSFVDRLRGMVAFESIDKLVAQMNDDVDRARELLA, encoded by the coding sequence GTGCAGATCTGGCGCTCCCTGGAGGAGGTCCCCTCCGGCCTCGGGCCGACCGCCGTGGTGATCGGCAACTTCGACGGGGTCCACCTCGGCCACCGGCACGTCGTCAACCGGGCGCGCGAGACGGCCGCCGAGCGGTCGCTGACCGTCGTCGCGGTCACCTTCGAGCCACATCCGATGGCGGTGCTGCGGCCCGAGCACGCGCCCACGACGCTGACCTCGCTGGAGATCCGCGCCGAGCTGCTGGCCGACGCCGGCGCCGACGCGGTGCTGGTGCTGCCGTTCGACCGGGGCGTCGCCGCATGGACACCGGAGGAGTTCGTCGAGCGGGTGCTCGTCGATGCGCTGCACGCGGCCGTGGTCGTGGTCGGCGCGAACTTCCGGTTCGGCAACAAGGCCGCCGGAGATGTCGCGACCCTGCGCCAGGCGGGGGAGCGGCACGGATTCGAGGCGGAGGGCATTGCACTCGACGGTGGCCCGCAGGTCTGGTCCTCGACGTACGTCCGGATGAGCCTGGCCGCCGGCGACGTCGCGGGCGCGGCGGAGGCGCTCGGCCGGCCGTACGCCGTGCGCGGCGTCGTGGTCCGTGGCGACCAGCGCGGCCGCGACCTCGGGTTCCCGACCGCGAACGTGCCGGCCGACGAGCTCACGGCGGTGCCACCCGACGGTGTGTACGCCGGCCGGCTGCGCCGGCTGGACACCGGTGAGACGTTCCCGGCCGCGATCAGCGTCGGCACCAACCCGACCTTCGACGGCGTCCGCGACCGGCGGGTCGAGGCCTACGTGCTCGACCGGACCGACCTGGACCTCTACGGCGTCGAGGTCGAGGTGAGCTTCGTCGACCGGCTGCGCGGCATGGTCGCCTTCGAGTCGATCGACAAGCTCGTGGCCCAGATGAACGACGACGTCGACCGCGCCCGAGAGCTGCTGGCGTGA
- the rbfA gene encoding 30S ribosome-binding factor RbfA, with protein MSNPRIRKIADRIQVVVAEMLERRIKDPRLGFVTVTDVRVSGDSQQATIFYTVLGEDDEAARTASAVALESAKGLLRSEVAKQLGMRHAPTLEFVHDALPESARQLDEVLARAKAQDEALAAGRGTAYAGEADPYKKPRPADADEPDDSGEPGEFDGVDDDE; from the coding sequence ATGAGCAACCCACGCATCCGCAAGATCGCCGACCGGATCCAGGTGGTCGTCGCGGAGATGCTGGAGCGACGGATCAAGGACCCGCGGCTCGGGTTCGTGACCGTCACCGACGTCCGGGTCTCGGGGGACAGCCAGCAGGCCACGATCTTCTACACGGTCCTCGGAGAGGACGACGAGGCGGCCCGTACGGCCAGCGCGGTCGCGCTGGAGTCGGCCAAGGGCCTGCTGCGCTCCGAGGTCGCCAAGCAGCTCGGGATGCGGCACGCGCCGACCCTGGAGTTCGTGCACGACGCGCTGCCTGAGAGCGCCCGCCAGCTCGACGAGGTGCTGGCCCGCGCGAAGGCGCAGGACGAGGCGCTGGCAGCCGGGCGCGGCACGGCGTACGCCGGCGAGGCCGACCCCTACAAGAAGCCGCGTCCGGCCGACGCCGACGAGCCCGACGACTCCGGCGAACCCGGCGAGTTCGACGGGGTCGATGACGACGAGTGA
- a CDS encoding 1-phosphofructokinase family hexose kinase translates to MILTLTANPSLDRTVVLAGRLKRGKVIRADSVISQAGGKGVNIARACIAAGVPAIAVLPAAKDDPFVLELLAAGIDCRPVHHDGSLRVNITITEPDGTTTKLNSPGPELTEPVRRALADALRHRAAAADWVVLAGSLPPGAPPEWYAELVVLLRECGARVAVDTSDAPLRALVDRLPTAAPHLMKPNGEELASFTGDDPELLEADPYAAAKAARTLVESGVESVLATLGARGAVLVTADGAWHAAPPPTPVVSTVGAGDSSLFGYLLGELRGHRPEERLALAVAYGSAAAGLPGTTMPHPHQVRPDLVSVRALDLSEG, encoded by the coding sequence GTGATCCTCACCCTCACCGCCAACCCGAGCCTGGACCGCACCGTCGTGCTGGCCGGGCGGCTGAAGCGCGGCAAGGTGATCCGGGCCGACTCGGTGATCTCCCAGGCCGGCGGCAAGGGCGTCAACATCGCCCGTGCCTGCATCGCCGCCGGGGTGCCCGCCATCGCCGTGCTCCCGGCCGCCAAGGACGACCCCTTCGTGCTCGAGCTGCTGGCCGCCGGCATCGACTGCCGCCCGGTGCACCACGACGGCTCGCTGCGCGTGAACATCACGATCACCGAGCCGGACGGCACCACCACGAAGCTCAACAGCCCCGGTCCCGAGCTCACCGAGCCCGTCCGGCGCGCCCTCGCCGACGCGCTGCGGCACCGGGCCGCCGCCGCGGACTGGGTGGTGCTCGCGGGCTCGCTGCCGCCGGGCGCCCCGCCCGAGTGGTACGCCGAGCTGGTGGTGCTGCTCCGCGAGTGCGGCGCCCGGGTGGCGGTCGACACCAGCGACGCGCCGCTGCGCGCCCTGGTCGACCGGCTGCCCACGGCGGCCCCGCACCTGATGAAGCCCAACGGCGAGGAGCTCGCCTCCTTCACGGGCGACGACCCCGAGCTCCTGGAGGCGGACCCGTACGCCGCAGCCAAGGCGGCGCGGACCCTCGTCGAGTCCGGGGTGGAGAGCGTGCTCGCCACGCTCGGTGCCCGCGGGGCAGTCCTCGTGACCGCCGACGGGGCCTGGCACGCCGCTCCTCCGCCGACCCCGGTGGTCAGCACGGTGGGAGCGGGCGACTCGAGCCTGTTCGGCTACCTGCTCGGCGAGCTCCGGGGCCACCGCCCGGAGGAACGTCTCGCCCTCGCGGTGGCCTACGGCAGCGCCGCCGCAGGACTTCCCGGCACGACCATGCCTCATCCCCACCAGGTCCGCCCCGATCTCGTCTCGGTGCGGGCCCTGGACCTCAGCGAAGGGTGA
- a CDS encoding DeoR/GlpR family DNA-binding transcription regulator, whose amino-acid sequence MYAEERQQAMAQLVAEHGRLSVAVIAEQFDVTTETVRRDLSTLERMGLVRRVHGGAVPASSLAVIESGLGERDQANTSQKEAIAKAALEQLPPPGGTVLLDAGSTTSRFAVLLPRDHRLTVITHAVPVAARLTGMPQIDLHLLPGRVRSTTQAAVGADTVTAVHKLKVDVAFLGTNGISVEHGLSTPDHDEAAVKRAMVGAARRVVCLTDSSKAGTDAAVRFAALAEVDVLVTDDHLPVGDRVAFEVAGVEVVTA is encoded by the coding sequence ATGTACGCCGAAGAGCGGCAACAGGCCATGGCCCAGCTCGTCGCCGAGCACGGGCGCCTGTCCGTCGCGGTCATCGCCGAGCAGTTCGACGTCACGACCGAGACCGTGCGCCGCGACCTCTCGACCCTGGAGCGGATGGGCCTGGTCCGCCGCGTCCACGGCGGCGCCGTGCCGGCGAGCTCGCTGGCCGTGATCGAGTCCGGCCTCGGCGAGCGCGACCAGGCCAACACCTCCCAGAAGGAGGCGATCGCGAAGGCTGCCCTCGAGCAGCTCCCTCCCCCGGGCGGCACCGTGCTGCTCGACGCCGGCTCGACCACCAGCCGGTTCGCGGTGTTGTTGCCGCGCGACCACCGGCTCACCGTGATCACCCACGCCGTCCCCGTGGCCGCCCGCCTGACCGGGATGCCGCAGATCGACCTCCACCTGCTGCCCGGGAGGGTCCGGTCGACCACCCAGGCGGCGGTCGGCGCAGACACCGTCACCGCCGTGCACAAGCTCAAGGTCGACGTGGCCTTCCTGGGCACCAACGGCATCTCGGTCGAGCACGGCCTCTCCACGCCCGACCACGACGAGGCCGCCGTCAAGCGCGCGATGGTGGGTGCGGCCCGCCGGGTGGTGTGCCTGACCGACTCCAGCAAGGCCGGCACCGACGCCGCGGTCCGGTTCGCCGCGCTCGCGGAGGTCGACGTACTCGTCACCGACGACCACCTGCCGGTCGGCGACCGCGTGGCGTTCGAGGTCGCGGGTGTCGAGGTCGTGACGGCGTGA
- a CDS encoding PTS fructose transporter subunit IIABC produces MSDLINAELVRLDADLGADKHTVIRALARIVGDAGRAGDADQLVADAFAREATSATGLPGGIAIPHCRTAGVAEPVLAFARLQPAVDFGAKDGPADLVFLIAAPTGGDNTHLQLLTKLARALVKPAFTDSLRAAGTPAEVAELVTGAIGAAPQPAAPAAPAASAAPRRLVAVTACPTGIAHTYMAAEALEAAAARAGVDLQVETQGSAGATPLDPATIAAADAVIFAVDVGVRDRHRFAGKPLVSSGVKRPFDQADAMIAEALRYADDPDAPRVEGSAADAATTSRSTAGESWGARTRRVLMTGVSYMIPFVAAGGLLIALSFLLGGYEIVGPYGDIAVNNTLFDLPDPDALGLEHALLGSGLAAYIGALFFIIGKTAFMLFIPALAGYIAYAIADRPGIAPGFVMGGLAANIFNVQSSGDSPVSIPATGFLGAIIGGVLAGLIAHWVGGRQVPAWMRGLMPVLIIPLVTSIVAGLLMIVVFGKPIGWLMDQLNDGLNSLSGSSAMVLGAILGLMMAFDMGGPLNKVAYTFAATGVGGAALASDAPQLKIMAAVMLAGMVPPLALALATVVRPGLFNQAERENGKAAWALGASFITEGAIPFAAADPLRVIPAIMCGSAVTGGISMALDVGVRAPHGGIFVLFAVSNILGYLIALAVGTLVGAAAVIGLKSLGKPDPDLAIG; encoded by the coding sequence ATGTCCGACCTCATCAACGCCGAGCTCGTCCGCCTCGATGCGGACCTCGGCGCCGACAAGCACACCGTGATCCGGGCGCTGGCCCGGATCGTCGGCGACGCCGGCCGCGCCGGCGACGCCGACCAGCTCGTGGCGGACGCGTTCGCCCGTGAGGCGACGTCCGCCACCGGCCTCCCGGGCGGGATCGCGATCCCGCACTGCCGCACGGCCGGCGTCGCGGAGCCCGTCCTGGCCTTCGCACGGCTCCAGCCCGCCGTGGACTTCGGTGCCAAAGACGGCCCGGCTGACCTGGTGTTCCTGATCGCCGCACCCACCGGCGGTGACAACACCCACCTCCAGCTGCTCACCAAGCTCGCCCGTGCCCTGGTGAAGCCCGCCTTCACCGACTCGCTGCGCGCGGCCGGGACCCCGGCAGAGGTGGCCGAGCTGGTCACCGGCGCGATCGGCGCTGCCCCGCAGCCGGCAGCCCCGGCAGCCCCGGCCGCCTCGGCCGCGCCGCGGCGGCTGGTCGCGGTCACCGCGTGCCCGACCGGGATCGCCCACACCTACATGGCCGCCGAGGCGCTCGAGGCCGCCGCAGCACGGGCCGGGGTGGACCTGCAGGTCGAGACCCAGGGCTCAGCCGGCGCGACGCCGCTGGACCCGGCCACGATCGCCGCGGCCGACGCCGTCATCTTCGCCGTCGACGTCGGCGTGCGCGACCGACACCGCTTCGCCGGCAAGCCCCTGGTCTCCTCGGGGGTCAAGCGCCCCTTCGACCAGGCCGACGCGATGATCGCCGAGGCCCTCCGGTACGCCGACGACCCGGACGCCCCGCGCGTCGAGGGCAGCGCGGCCGACGCCGCGACGACGTCTCGCTCGACCGCCGGCGAGAGCTGGGGCGCCCGGACCCGCCGGGTGCTGATGACCGGTGTGTCGTACATGATCCCGTTCGTCGCGGCCGGGGGTCTGCTCATCGCCCTGTCGTTCCTGCTCGGCGGCTACGAGATCGTCGGGCCCTACGGCGACATCGCCGTGAACAACACGCTCTTCGACCTGCCGGATCCCGACGCCCTCGGGCTCGAGCACGCGCTCCTGGGCTCCGGGCTCGCGGCCTACATCGGCGCGCTGTTCTTCATCATCGGCAAGACGGCCTTCATGCTCTTCATCCCGGCGCTCGCCGGCTACATCGCGTACGCGATCGCCGACCGGCCCGGCATCGCGCCCGGCTTCGTGATGGGCGGTCTGGCGGCGAACATCTTCAACGTGCAGAGCTCGGGTGACAGCCCCGTCTCGATTCCGGCGACCGGGTTCTTGGGCGCGATCATCGGCGGTGTGCTGGCCGGCCTGATCGCGCACTGGGTCGGCGGCCGGCAGGTCCCCGCCTGGATGCGCGGTCTGATGCCGGTGCTGATCATCCCGCTGGTCACCTCGATCGTCGCCGGCCTGTTGATGATCGTGGTGTTCGGCAAGCCGATCGGCTGGCTGATGGACCAGCTGAACGACGGCCTGAACTCGCTCAGCGGCAGCAGCGCGATGGTGCTCGGCGCCATCCTCGGCCTGATGATGGCCTTCGACATGGGCGGTCCGCTCAACAAGGTGGCCTACACCTTCGCCGCCACCGGCGTCGGCGGGGCAGCGCTCGCGAGCGACGCGCCGCAGCTGAAGATCATGGCTGCCGTGATGCTCGCCGGCATGGTCCCGCCGTTGGCGCTGGCCCTGGCCACCGTCGTCCGCCCCGGGCTGTTCAACCAGGCCGAGCGCGAGAACGGCAAGGCGGCCTGGGCCCTGGGCGCGAGCTTCATCACCGAGGGCGCGATCCCCTTCGCCGCGGCGGACCCGCTCCGCGTCATCCCGGCCATCATGTGCGGCAGCGCCGTCACCGGCGGCATCTCGATGGCCCTCGACGTCGGGGTGCGCGCGCCGCACGGCGGGATCTTCGTGCTCTTCGCCGTCAGCAACATCCTGGGCTACCTGATCGCGCTCGCGGTGGGCACCCTCGTCGGCGCCGCGGCCGTCATCGGCCTGAAGTCCCTCGGCAAGCCCGACCCCGACCTCGCCATCGGCTGA
- the truB gene encoding tRNA pseudouridine(55) synthase TruB, protein MTTSEAGLVVVDKPGGLTSHDVVSRVRRLTGTRKVGHAGTLDPMATGVLVLGINRATRLLGHLMLTEKAYDATIRLGVATSTDDAEGEVTATASAAGLDEATVRAAAAEFVGDLLQVPTAVSAIKVDGKRAYQRVRAGEEVALEARPVTVHELVVHEVRPAGDTCDLDVAVRCSSGTYVRAIARDLGARLGVGGHLTALRRTAVGPYGLDVAHTLDELGEELVVLPVAAAARAAFASRDLDDAQATDVRFGRALDLDLPGLTAVFAPDGEFLALYEPRGGAAKAVAVFV, encoded by the coding sequence ATGACGACGAGTGAGGCCGGGCTGGTCGTCGTCGACAAGCCCGGCGGCCTGACCTCGCACGACGTCGTCTCGCGGGTGCGGCGCCTGACCGGCACCCGCAAGGTCGGGCACGCGGGCACCCTCGACCCGATGGCCACCGGGGTCCTCGTGCTCGGGATCAACCGGGCGACCCGGCTGCTCGGGCACCTGATGCTGACCGAGAAGGCGTACGACGCCACCATCCGGCTCGGTGTCGCCACGAGCACCGACGACGCCGAGGGCGAGGTGACCGCGACCGCGTCGGCCGCGGGCCTGGACGAGGCGACCGTCCGAGCGGCGGCCGCCGAGTTCGTGGGCGACCTGCTGCAGGTGCCGACCGCGGTGTCGGCGATCAAGGTCGACGGCAAGCGCGCCTACCAGCGGGTCCGGGCGGGCGAGGAGGTCGCGCTGGAGGCCCGCCCGGTCACGGTCCACGAACTGGTGGTCCACGAGGTCCGACCGGCCGGCGACACCTGCGACCTCGACGTCGCGGTGCGCTGCTCGAGCGGCACCTACGTGCGCGCGATCGCCCGCGACCTCGGCGCCCGCCTCGGCGTGGGCGGCCACCTGACGGCGCTGCGTCGTACCGCCGTCGGCCCCTACGGGCTGGACGTGGCGCACACCCTGGACGAACTCGGCGAGGAGCTCGTGGTGCTGCCGGTCGCGGCGGCTGCGCGGGCGGCGTTCGCGAGCCGCGACCTCGATGACGCCCAGGCCACCGACGTCCGCTTCGGGCGGGCGCTGGACCTCGACCTCCCGGGCCTGACCGCCGTGTTCGCCCCGGACGGGGAGTTCCTCGCGCTCTACGAGCCGCGCGGCGGCGCGGCCAAGGCCGTCGCGGTCTTCGTGTGA